The proteins below come from a single Carnobacterium divergens DSM 20623 genomic window:
- a CDS encoding histidine phosphatase family protein: MKKTLYLMRHGQTLFNARRKIQGASDSPLTEKGKQQAITAGTYFKDNQIKLTHAYSSTQERASDTLELMTQLPYTRLKGLKEWDFGTFEGESEDLNPPLTPEEETYGDFFVRFNGESDKDVQNRMNTTLLELMEQENHENVLAVSHGGACFMFLKKWEDLSKREAIRFDNGCILKFEYENQKFTFIEAINHNF; encoded by the coding sequence ATGAAAAAAACATTGTATTTAATGAGGCATGGGCAAACATTATTCAACGCTCGACGCAAAATCCAAGGGGCAAGCGATTCTCCTTTAACTGAAAAAGGAAAACAACAAGCAATAACCGCCGGAACTTATTTTAAAGACAACCAAATTAAACTGACTCACGCCTATTCATCAACTCAAGAACGGGCAAGTGATACGCTAGAATTAATGACTCAATTGCCTTATACTCGATTGAAAGGTCTGAAAGAATGGGATTTTGGTACATTTGAAGGAGAAAGTGAAGATTTAAATCCTCCGCTAACACCAGAAGAAGAAACGTATGGGGATTTTTTTGTTCGATTTAATGGTGAATCGGATAAAGACGTACAAAATCGGATGAATACAACATTACTTGAACTGATGGAGCAAGAGAATCACGAAAACGTCTTAGCGGTGAGTCATGGTGGCGCTTGTTTTATGTTCTTAAAAAAATGGGAAGATTTATCGAAACGTGAGGCTATTCGTTTTGATAATGGATGTATTTTAAAATTTGAATATGAAAACCAAAAGTTTACCTTTATTGAAGCAATCAATCACAACTTTTAG
- a CDS encoding CsbD family protein: protein MTEDNGKLDQVKGEVKDRVGGATGDKQKQAEGMFDKAVGKVKEFATEAKDKTEDFIDDVKEKF, encoded by the coding sequence ATGACAGAAGATAACGGTAAATTAGATCAAGTCAAAGGTGAAGTGAAAGATCGCGTAGGCGGAGCAACAGGAGACAAACAAAAGCAAGCAGAAGGCATGTTTGATAAAGCTGTTGGAAAAGTAAAAGAATTCGCTACTGAAGCAAAAGATAAAACAGAAGATTTTATCGATGATGTGAAAGAAAAATTTTAA
- a CDS encoding DUF4865 family protein: protein MLDIVLYSKILYNPDKWNYVEFYFYETTPSVKSKFNAVYEVLYLSL, encoded by the coding sequence TTGCTTGATATAGTACTTTATAGCAAAATTTTGTACAATCCAGATAAATGGAACTATGTGGAGTTTTATTTTTATGAAACTACTCCTTCAGTAAAGAGTAAATTTAACGCTGTTTATGAAGTTCTGTATCTATCTCTATAG
- the asnA gene encoding aspartate--ammonia ligase: protein MKKTSIPTNYESILNVYDTQTAIGFIKRCFEEALTGSLKLKRVSAPLFVHQQSGLNDNLSGVERPVQFDVPSLNDNGEVVHSLAKWKRMALKQYDFHTGNGLYADMNAIRRDEVLDNLHSIYVDQWDWERVISREQRTLDYLKEVVQSLVNAMAETASRLHTKYPSVTVPIQTEISFITSQELADLYPELDSKEREHAYVKAHPTTFVMQIGDTLKNGKPHDHRAPDYDDWSLNGDLFVWHEPLQCAMELSSMGIRVDDQSLLEQLEKANATDRLAFDFHKQVANNALPLTIGGGIGQSRMCMFLLGKAHIGEVQVSLWDDETIEACDGKIFLL, encoded by the coding sequence ATCAAAAAAACAAGTATTCCAACAAATTACGAATCAATCTTAAATGTGTACGACACACAAACCGCAATTGGATTTATCAAACGCTGCTTTGAAGAAGCGTTAACAGGTAGTCTAAAGTTAAAACGTGTTTCAGCTCCACTTTTTGTTCATCAACAATCTGGGCTAAATGATAATCTAAGTGGGGTTGAGCGCCCTGTTCAATTTGATGTGCCATCACTCAATGATAATGGCGAAGTGGTCCACTCGCTAGCAAAATGGAAACGTATGGCTTTAAAGCAATACGATTTCCATACTGGAAATGGGTTATATGCAGATATGAATGCGATTCGTCGCGACGAAGTCTTAGACAACTTACACTCGATTTATGTAGATCAATGGGATTGGGAACGAGTTATCTCAAGAGAACAACGAACCCTTGATTATTTAAAAGAAGTCGTACAAAGTCTTGTGAATGCCATGGCAGAAACTGCCAGTCGTTTGCATACCAAGTATCCAAGTGTTACGGTTCCAATTCAAACAGAAATTTCGTTTATTACAAGCCAGGAATTGGCTGATCTTTATCCTGAACTCGATTCAAAAGAGCGAGAGCATGCATACGTAAAGGCGCATCCGACAACCTTTGTCATGCAAATTGGTGACACATTAAAAAATGGCAAACCTCATGATCACCGCGCTCCTGATTACGACGACTGGTCTCTCAATGGTGATTTGTTCGTTTGGCATGAACCGTTGCAATGTGCAATGGAGCTTTCTAGCATGGGAATTCGAGTGGACGATCAATCTCTTTTGGAACAACTTGAAAAAGCGAATGCAACAGATCGATTGGCTTTTGATTTTCATAAACAAGTAGCAAACAATGCCTTGCCATTAACGATTGGTGGTGGAATTGGTCAAAGTCGAATGTGCATGTTTTTACTAGGAAAAGCTCATATTGGCGAAGTTCAAGTTTCTTTATGGGATGATGAGACCATTGAAGCTTGTGATGGAAAGATTTTTTTACTGTAA
- a CDS encoding winged helix-turn-helix transcriptional regulator has product MIKKEEMPLCDVATTVQLIGSKWKTLIIRDLITGPKRNSELHRSLAGVSQKVLTASLTSMIEDGLVERIDFEKVPPHIEYQLTPLGESLLPVIEAMRKWGQFYKEQDLRR; this is encoded by the coding sequence ATGATAAAAAAAGAAGAAATGCCGCTTTGTGATGTGGCAACGACTGTTCAATTAATTGGAAGCAAGTGGAAAACGCTCATTATTCGTGATTTGATTACTGGACCAAAAAGAAACTCAGAACTGCACCGATCATTGGCAGGTGTGTCTCAAAAAGTATTAACAGCAAGTCTGACTTCGATGATTGAAGATGGATTGGTGGAACGGATTGATTTTGAGAAAGTTCCTCCTCACATTGAATATCAATTAACTCCTTTAGGAGAAAGCTTGTTGCCTGTCATTGAAGCTATGCGAAAATGGGGGCAATTCTACAAAGAACAGGATTTAAGAAGATAG
- a CDS encoding carboxymuconolactone decarboxylase family protein: protein MDRTQLSREKFNELFGEFPTIDSKDPELMEILQKFIFGEVFYVGDLEDSLRELVTVVLLAVQQTFPQLKAHTEAALRIGVTPIEIKEAIYQCAPFIGFPKTLNAVNAINEVFEEQGIALPLPSQKQVTEEERFEKGKAIQTPIYGDEIQQAHQDLPENLKTVVPNFLTAFGFGDFYTRSGLSLQTRELLILCMLVANGQEKQILAHAKGNLKVGNSKEVLLATMIHCLPYIGFPNVLNAISIINKS from the coding sequence ATGGACAGAACTCAACTAAGTCGGGAAAAATTTAACGAACTATTTGGCGAATTTCCAACAATTGATTCAAAAGATCCCGAGTTAATGGAGATTTTGCAAAAATTTATTTTTGGTGAAGTTTTTTACGTTGGCGATCTGGAAGATTCATTAAGAGAGCTTGTTACGGTCGTTTTACTAGCTGTCCAACAAACCTTTCCTCAATTAAAAGCGCATACAGAAGCTGCATTAAGGATAGGTGTAACACCAATTGAAATAAAAGAAGCCATTTATCAGTGTGCTCCTTTTATCGGATTTCCGAAGACATTGAATGCTGTTAATGCTATTAATGAAGTTTTTGAAGAACAAGGAATCGCTCTTCCACTACCTAGTCAAAAACAAGTGACAGAAGAGGAGCGCTTTGAAAAAGGAAAAGCAATTCAAACGCCTATTTATGGCGATGAAATTCAACAAGCCCATCAAGACTTGCCTGAAAACTTGAAAACCGTAGTGCCGAACTTTTTAACTGCATTTGGGTTTGGTGACTTTTATACGAGATCGGGGTTGTCACTACAAACAAGAGAGCTTTTAATTTTATGTATGCTGGTTGCAAACGGTCAAGAAAAACAAATTTTAGCACATGCGAAGGGAAATTTGAAAGTAGGAAACAGTAAAGAAGTCCTGCTTGCAACGATGATTCACTGTTTGCCTTATATCGGCTTTCCAAATGTCTTAAATGCCATTTCAATCATTAATAAAAGCTAA
- a CDS encoding MerR family transcriptional regulator yields MKINEVSKKFNISIDTLRYYEKIDLIEPIKRENGIRNYQQEDLDHIDFIICMKEAGLTLEAIKHYFDLYREGEETLEQREEILAKQQAIILEKMTKQQKTLDYLDYKINLTKDRISQRDRQKMGVNL; encoded by the coding sequence ATGAAAATAAATGAAGTCAGTAAAAAATTTAACATCAGTATTGATACCTTAAGATATTACGAAAAAATTGACCTAATTGAACCAATCAAAAGAGAAAACGGCATTCGCAATTACCAACAAGAAGATTTGGATCATATCGATTTTATTATTTGTATGAAAGAAGCTGGTTTAACTCTTGAAGCAATTAAACATTACTTTGATTTATATCGTGAAGGAGAAGAAACCTTAGAGCAACGGGAAGAAATTCTTGCCAAGCAACAAGCAATCATCCTTGAAAAAATGACAAAACAACAAAAAACCTTAGATTATCTCGACTACAAAATAAATTTAACAAAAGATCGAATTAGTCAAAGAGATCGTCAAAAAATGGGAGTGAATTTATGA